The region AAGAAACTGGTTAGTAGCCCGAATATAGCGTACAATTCGATTGCGGCTACCATTAGTATGCCTTTGCCACTCATAGAAGGATTTTTCGATACCATTATGCACGCCGAGCTTGCCATTTTTGCTTGATAAATTGCGCTTAAAAAGCCTACCAAAGCAACCGGCAGGGCAGCAAATAAATAAGAAAGCCCTTGTTCGACGGTAAGAGGTACGATTGCTCCAAAAATATTAATTTTTAGCCCGATTAAGAACGCTACGATAAAACCGTACAAACCTTGCGTTGCAGGTAAGAGCATAATAATTTGTAATTTTGAATAAAGCTCGGGTTTTTCTGCCGAAATACCGGCAGCCGTTTGACCGCTACGGCATACCGCCATTGCGCTACCAATGCCTGCTGGAATAAAGGCTACCGCCATTGCAAGAAAAGCAAGCGCAGGCCCGAGTTGTAGAGGCGTTGTAGCAGCGTCGAGAGTTTCAAAAAAAGCTAGTAGGTTGAGTAACATAATATTTTCCTCCGTTTTGATTTAATTTTATCTTTTTTCCGTGATTTTAACCTTGATATATATTTTAGTTGCCTTGTTTTATTTTAACCTTTTTGGGTTCTTCTTTGGGGTAAGTATATTTTCTTTGACTTGCAATAGGCGTAAAGTAGAAGCCTTCGCCTGTATAGAATTTGCCGAAAAACTCAATGTGTTGTAATCTAGCGTCGTGAATATATGCGCCCAGTAGACTAATTGCAAGATTAAGAGTATGCCCGAATATAAGCACAATTACGCCAAAGATAAATAAGAACGGGTTGCCTAAGAGTAACCCCGCTATTGTATTAAACACTAGCCCGACTACGCCGGTAGTTAAACCTAGCCCAAAAAGTCTTAAATAACTTAAAATATCGGTAAAGACGTTCATAACGCCATAAACTCCGCCTAGTCCGCCGGTTACCTTGCCAAAGCCTTTGTTCTTTCTACCTGCCGTAAACAAGACTATGACAAGACCGCTACCCATCATAATTAAACCGATAGTAGCAAGAATAGATAAATCTGTTCCGCTTGGATTAAGCGAAGAAAACGCCCCTATTATTACAAGTATTATGCCGATATCAAAAATTATCCACGGAATACAATCAAAAATTGCGTCCCAAATTTTGCGTTTGGCTATTAAATTTGCAAAATTCATTATTACGCCACACAAAAGGTGAACCGTACCTAGCACAAGACAAAGTTCTATCATACCTAGCGGGTCGCCTAAGGGAGTAAATAATATTGGCGGAGGCGCACCTACGTCCATAGCAAACCAACCGCCAAAGACTACGCCCCATATAATGGTAGAAATACTTGAATAACCTATTACAAGAATTAAACTACGCATTCCGCCTCGTGGTTTAATAAATTTAACAAATAATACGGCTATTAAACACATAAGCACGCCGTAACCTACGTCGCCCATAATAAGACCCATGAATAACCAGTAAAAGACGGCAACGATTGGATTAGGGTCAATTTCTCGGTAGTTTGGGATAGAATACATATCGGTTATGCTTGTAAATGGTTGAACGATTTTGTTTACTTTAATTTTTGTTGGAACTTCCTCGTCGTCGGTT is a window of Clostridia bacterium DNA encoding:
- a CDS encoding V-type ATP synthase subunit K encodes the protein MLLNLLAFFETLDAATTPLQLGPALAFLAMAVAFIPAGIGSAMAVCRSGQTAAGISAEKPELYSKLQIIMLLPATQGLYGFIVAFLIGLKINIFGAIVPLTVEQGLSYLFAALPVALVGFLSAIYQAKMASSACIMVSKNPSMSGKGILMVAAIELYAIFGLLTSFLIVWFGVAV